One Synechococcus sp. JA-2-3B'a(2-13) genomic window carries:
- a CDS encoding SAM hydrolase/SAM-dependent halogenase family protein: MPFISLLTDFGLQDPYVGIMKGVIHTLSPQAQLIDLSHGIPPQDVAAARFALMTAYPYLPSGTIHLAVVDPGVGSSRRAVAIQTETGFLVGPDNGLFSGVLAQTPALAAVELNRPRYWRTPSPSRTFHGRDIFAPVAAHLANGIPLAELGDPLDVAELTRWEWPPPQMETNGCRGLVQAIDHFGNGITNLPGHWVEGRSWSAWIKGIPVRSVATFAEGEVGEVLALVGSSGWVEIVQNRGNASRALGFKVGDEVRVQWSG, encoded by the coding sequence ATGCCTTTTATTAGCCTGTTGACGGATTTTGGCCTGCAGGATCCCTATGTGGGCATTATGAAAGGGGTGATTCATACCCTTTCCCCACAGGCTCAACTCATCGACCTCAGCCATGGGATCCCGCCTCAGGATGTGGCGGCGGCTCGCTTTGCCCTGATGACGGCCTACCCCTATCTGCCGTCGGGCACCATTCACCTGGCCGTTGTGGATCCAGGGGTGGGGAGTAGCCGCCGGGCGGTAGCCATCCAAACCGAGACGGGCTTTTTGGTTGGCCCTGACAATGGCCTGTTCAGCGGCGTTTTGGCCCAAACTCCGGCGCTGGCTGCTGTGGAACTCAACCGGCCCCGCTATTGGCGCACCCCCTCTCCCAGCCGCACCTTTCATGGGCGGGATATTTTTGCCCCGGTTGCCGCTCATCTGGCCAACGGGATCCCTTTGGCGGAGCTGGGGGATCCCCTAGACGTAGCAGAACTAACCCGCTGGGAGTGGCCGCCACCCCAGATGGAGACCAACGGCTGTCGCGGCCTGGTCCAGGCCATCGACCACTTCGGCAACGGCATCACCAACCTGCCCGGACATTGGGTGGAAGGTCGAAGCTGGAGCGCCTGGATCAAAGGGATCCCCGTCCGCTCCGTGGCCACCTTTGCTGAGGGAGAAGTTGGGGAAGTGCTGGCCCTGGTGGGCAGCTCCGGCTGGGTGGAGATCGTGCAAAACCGAGGCAATGCCAGCCGTGCCTTGGGTTTCAAAGTGGGAGATGAGGTGCGCGTGCAGTGGAGCGGCTAG
- a CDS encoding Hsp20/alpha crystallin family protein, translated as MATLYFSPLFEVQALQAEPNRGRSRSFLPTPLQVWESGEAYTVQLWVPGANRERFHIEATAQQLSISGEIQVHGPEGAELRYQEVEPQPFQRILKLARRIQPEKVSATYRDGILTLTLPKADAARVIKVQVGASNPTTPTEAVTVESQPA; from the coding sequence ATGGCAACTCTTTACTTCAGCCCGCTTTTCGAGGTACAAGCTCTGCAAGCGGAGCCCAACCGGGGACGCTCTCGCTCCTTCCTGCCCACTCCTCTGCAGGTTTGGGAGAGCGGCGAAGCCTACACCGTCCAGTTGTGGGTGCCCGGTGCCAATCGGGAACGCTTCCACATCGAGGCCACGGCTCAACAGCTCTCCATCAGCGGCGAGATCCAGGTTCACGGCCCTGAAGGTGCTGAATTGCGCTACCAAGAAGTGGAGCCCCAACCTTTTCAACGCATCCTCAAGCTGGCCCGCCGCATCCAGCCGGAGAAAGTCTCGGCCACCTATCGCGACGGCATCCTCACCCTCACTCTGCCCAAAGCCGACGCAGCGCGGGTGATCAAAGTCCAAGTGGGCGCCTCAAACCCCACTACTCCGACGGAAGCCGTGACGGTGGAAAGCCAACCTGCCTAG
- a CDS encoding carotenoid oxygenase family protein: MVSVASLPYSTTDWQLGYRSLSQEYDYWITEIEGRIPAGLRGTLFRNGPGKLEAGSQRYGHPFDGDGMVCAITFVEGKVHFRNRFVRTREFEAEEKAGRVLYRGVFGTQKPGGWWSNFLDLRFKNPANTNVIYQGDKLLALWEASAPYRLNPATLATEGIETFAGGISASQPFTAHPRRDPHTGDLIAFGVRAAQNSTLLFYRLDSRGRLVEKRDYRLPGFAFLHDFVWTPRYRIFFQNPLAFNPLPFVLGWQPAGTCLTLKPGEPTRIWLFPQGDEPLQLETEPGFVFHFVNGYGVGDRVVVDAVLYESYPALEPDADYLQIDFAQIPAGKLWRFYLDPKGGSVKRELLLDRSVEFPAIHPARMGGSHRYIYIGATHAPGPNAPLQAILKLDTATGRTQQYSFAPRGFVGEPVFIPNPEDQGEEAGWIVTVVFDAASQRSQVVILEAADLTAGPVARIPLRHHIPYGLHGSFTPQVWVTPA; this comes from the coding sequence ATGGTCAGCGTCGCTTCCCTTCCCTACAGCACCACCGACTGGCAATTGGGCTATCGCTCCCTATCCCAGGAGTACGACTATTGGATTACGGAGATCGAAGGACGGATCCCGGCAGGGTTGCGGGGAACCCTGTTTCGCAACGGCCCGGGCAAGCTGGAGGCGGGATCCCAGCGCTACGGGCACCCGTTCGATGGCGATGGCATGGTCTGCGCCATCACCTTTGTGGAGGGGAAGGTTCATTTTCGCAACCGGTTTGTGCGCACCCGCGAGTTTGAAGCAGAGGAAAAAGCCGGTCGGGTGCTTTACCGAGGGGTGTTTGGCACCCAAAAGCCGGGCGGCTGGTGGAGCAACTTTCTCGACTTGCGGTTTAAAAATCCCGCCAACACCAACGTCATCTACCAGGGAGATAAGCTGCTGGCCCTGTGGGAGGCCAGTGCCCCTTACCGGCTGAACCCGGCCACCTTGGCCACCGAGGGGATCGAAACGTTTGCAGGAGGGATCTCGGCCAGCCAGCCTTTCACTGCCCATCCCCGGCGGGATCCCCACACGGGAGATCTCATCGCCTTTGGGGTGCGGGCTGCCCAGAACTCCACGTTGCTGTTTTACCGTCTGGACTCGCGCGGGCGCTTGGTGGAAAAGCGGGATTACCGCCTGCCCGGTTTTGCCTTTCTGCATGATTTTGTCTGGACACCCCGCTACCGCATCTTTTTCCAAAATCCCTTGGCTTTCAATCCCCTGCCGTTTGTGTTGGGCTGGCAACCGGCGGGCACCTGTCTGACCTTGAAACCGGGGGAGCCGACCCGCATCTGGCTCTTTCCCCAGGGCGACGAGCCGCTGCAACTGGAAACGGAGCCGGGGTTTGTTTTCCATTTTGTCAACGGCTACGGAGTCGGGGATCGGGTTGTGGTGGATGCCGTCCTCTATGAGAGCTACCCTGCCCTGGAGCCGGATGCCGATTACCTGCAGATTGACTTTGCCCAAATTCCAGCGGGCAAGCTGTGGCGGTTTTATCTGGATCCCAAGGGGGGCAGCGTGAAGCGGGAACTGCTGCTGGATCGCTCGGTGGAGTTTCCGGCCATCCACCCGGCTCGAATGGGGGGATCCCACCGCTACATCTACATCGGGGCCACCCATGCCCCCGGCCCCAATGCTCCCCTACAGGCCATCCTCAAGCTGGATACCGCCACAGGCCGCACACAGCAGTACAGCTTTGCCCCCCGCGGCTTTGTTGGAGAACCGGTGTTCATCCCCAATCCAGAAGACCAGGGCGAAGAGGCAGGGTGGATCGTGACGGTGGTTTTTGATGCGGCCAGCCAGCGCTCTCAAGTGGTGATCCTAGAAGCAGCCGACCTGACAGCCGGCCCGGTTGCGCGGATCCCATTGCGGCACCACATTCCCTATGGCCTACACGGCAGTTTTACTCCCCAGGTGTGGGTAACGCCTGCCTAA
- a CDS encoding ABC transporter ATP-binding protein has protein sequence MSSAASPVLIEVEKVYKRFPLPEGKGEFTVLSQIDLQVRAGEVLALLGRSGSGKSTLLRIMAGLIPPSQGRVLSNGQPLRGPNPDVAMVFQSFALLPWLTVQENVELGLQAQGIPREIRRQRALKAIDLVGLDGFESAYPKELSGGMKQRVGFARAFVLEPKVLFMDEPFSALDVLTAENLRGEIDELWNAQAFPSQSILIVTHNIEEAVFLADRVVILGSNPGRIRGEVRIDLPRPHERTDPRFKSLVDYIYEIMTNPEIAVTGEVALPALAGDKATSPYALPLPHARVGGISGLLELIVEWPQGRAEIADLAERLQLAVDDLLPILDAAVLLGFAEVASGVVQLTEIGQDFANTTILRSKDLFRQQLLARVPVFRSILQTLEEKGSRSMRADFFLDLWDEHFPHAEAERQFATAIDWGRYAELFEYDASEERLYLPEPSESSTAQKPVGLNSRSD, from the coding sequence ATGAGCTCTGCAGCTTCCCCCGTTTTGATCGAGGTCGAGAAAGTCTACAAGCGCTTTCCTTTGCCAGAGGGCAAGGGGGAGTTTACCGTTTTAAGCCAAATTGATTTGCAAGTGCGGGCTGGGGAAGTCTTGGCTCTGCTGGGCCGCAGCGGCAGTGGCAAAAGCACCCTTTTGCGCATCATGGCGGGCCTGATCCCCCCCAGCCAAGGGCGGGTGCTGAGCAACGGCCAGCCTCTACGCGGGCCTAACCCCGATGTGGCGATGGTGTTTCAGAGCTTTGCTCTCCTACCCTGGCTGACCGTGCAAGAAAATGTGGAGCTGGGGCTGCAAGCCCAAGGGATCCCCCGCGAGATCCGCCGGCAAAGGGCCCTGAAGGCCATTGACCTGGTGGGCTTGGATGGGTTTGAGAGCGCTTACCCCAAAGAGCTTTCGGGGGGCATGAAACAGCGGGTGGGCTTTGCCCGCGCCTTTGTCTTGGAGCCCAAGGTGCTGTTTATGGATGAGCCCTTCAGCGCCTTGGATGTGCTGACTGCCGAAAACCTGCGGGGGGAAATTGATGAGCTGTGGAACGCCCAAGCCTTCCCTTCCCAAAGCATCCTCATCGTTACCCACAACATCGAAGAGGCGGTGTTTTTAGCGGATCGGGTGGTGATTCTGGGATCCAACCCGGGGCGGATCCGGGGGGAGGTGAGAATTGACCTGCCGCGGCCCCACGAGCGCACGGATCCCCGCTTTAAGTCCTTGGTGGACTACATCTACGAGATCATGACCAACCCCGAAATTGCTGTTACCGGAGAGGTGGCTCTGCCTGCGCTGGCTGGTGATAAGGCCACTTCCCCCTATGCCCTGCCTCTGCCCCATGCGCGGGTGGGCGGGATCAGCGGTCTGCTGGAGTTGATCGTGGAGTGGCCGCAAGGGCGGGCGGAGATTGCCGATTTGGCCGAGCGGCTGCAACTGGCCGTGGACGATCTGCTGCCGATTTTGGATGCGGCGGTGCTGTTGGGCTTTGCCGAGGTGGCCAGCGGGGTGGTGCAACTGACCGAAATTGGCCAGGACTTTGCCAACACCACCATCCTGCGCAGCAAGGATCTCTTCCGACAACAGCTATTGGCACGGGTTCCCGTGTTCCGCAGCATCTTGCAGACTCTGGAAGAAAAAGGCAGCCGCTCCATGCGAGCGGACTTCTTCTTGGATCTTTGGGACGAACACTTCCCCCACGCTGAAGCCGAACGGCAGTTTGCCACCGCCATTGACTGGGGACGCTATGCGGAGCTATTTGAGTATGACGCCTCGGAAGAACGTCTCTATCTGCCCGAGCCAAGCGAGAGCTCCACTGCTCAAAAGCCTGTCGGTCTCAACTCTCGTTCCGACTGA
- a CDS encoding tRNA (cytidine(34)-2'-O)-methyltransferase, with amino-acid sequence MPFHVVLVAPEIPANTGNIARTCAATDTPLHLVDPLGFRLSDRYLKRAGLDYWQHVQLYRYPSWSALVQAHPEARFWCFSVRGKALYTEVTYQPGDWLVFGSESRGLDPLFLETYPSVRIPLRGPVRSLNLSNAVAIALFEALRQQGSLTKE; translated from the coding sequence ATGCCCTTCCACGTTGTTTTGGTTGCCCCAGAGATCCCGGCCAATACGGGGAATATCGCCCGCACCTGTGCAGCCACCGATACGCCTCTCCATCTGGTGGATCCTCTGGGGTTTCGCCTTTCGGATCGCTACCTCAAGCGGGCGGGGCTGGACTACTGGCAGCATGTCCAACTGTATCGCTACCCCTCTTGGTCTGCTCTGGTGCAGGCCCACCCTGAGGCCCGGTTCTGGTGTTTTAGTGTGCGCGGCAAAGCCCTCTATACGGAAGTAACCTATCAGCCGGGAGACTGGTTGGTGTTCGGCAGCGAAAGCCGGGGGTTGGATCCTCTCTTCTTGGAAACCTATCCCAGCGTGCGCATCCCACTGCGGGGGCCGGTGCGCAGCCTGAACCTCAGCAATGCCGTAGCGATTGCCCTTTTTGAGGCGCTACGTCAGCAGGGATCCCTGACCAAAGAATAG
- a CDS encoding ABC transporter permease yields the protein MRTFPSPEALRRLPAGAADGAIILGTLVLLALVAQVGVGAFERFQPPAVVPRIDLDPRNLPYYAARSTLRMFIALAFSTLFTLIYGYIAAKSRWAERILIPLLDVLQSVPVLGFLSITVTGFIALFPGSLLGLEAASIFAIFTSQVWNMTFSFYQSLRTLPQELVEAATLYRLSGWQRFTQLEVPAAMVGLIWNAMMSFGGGWFFVAASEAISVLNQEYTLPGLGSYVEAAVQAEDLPKLGWALLTMAGVILLVDQLFWRPLVAWSDKFRLEQSSGAAAPESWLYDLLTTARIPRLIGSWLSPLAELVDRLLSYLTRPHWVDPLSPEAERRRERLLTQLSRAAIGGIGIWIVYFVATTVGFGEVMLTFGLGILTLLRVSVLLVFATVIWTPIGVAIGFNPKLAKLLQPVVQFLAAFPANFLFPFATLFFIRAQISIEWGSILLMSLGAQWYILFNSIAGAQSIPTDLREMAVDVGLRGWQRWRKLIIPGIFSAWVTGGVTASGGAWNASIVSEIVAWGSTTLTATGLGTYIAEATAVGDWPRITLGIGMMSLFVVGINRLFWRRLYQLAEEKYHL from the coding sequence ATGAGGACTTTTCCTTCGCCGGAGGCGCTGCGTCGGCTGCCAGCGGGGGCTGCCGATGGGGCCATCATTCTGGGCACGTTGGTTCTCCTGGCCTTGGTGGCGCAGGTGGGGGTAGGGGCTTTTGAGCGGTTTCAGCCCCCGGCGGTGGTGCCCCGGATCGACTTGGATCCGCGCAACCTGCCCTACTATGCGGCCCGCTCCACCTTGCGCATGTTCATTGCCTTGGCCTTTTCCACCCTTTTTACCTTGATCTATGGCTACATTGCTGCCAAAAGTCGCTGGGCCGAGCGCATTTTGATCCCTCTGTTGGATGTCTTGCAATCGGTGCCGGTGTTGGGATTTCTCTCCATTACGGTTACCGGTTTCATTGCTCTGTTTCCTGGCAGCTTGCTGGGGCTGGAGGCGGCTTCTATCTTTGCCATCTTCACCAGCCAAGTCTGGAACATGACCTTTTCCTTCTACCAATCCCTGCGCACGCTGCCTCAAGAGTTGGTGGAAGCGGCTACCTTGTATCGCCTGTCGGGGTGGCAGCGCTTTACCCAGTTGGAAGTGCCGGCGGCAATGGTGGGCCTCATCTGGAACGCCATGATGAGCTTTGGCGGAGGGTGGTTCTTTGTGGCAGCCAGCGAAGCCATCAGCGTGCTCAACCAGGAATACACGCTGCCGGGCCTGGGATCCTATGTGGAAGCGGCCGTCCAGGCGGAGGATCTGCCCAAGCTGGGCTGGGCGCTCTTGACCATGGCTGGGGTCATCCTGCTGGTGGATCAGCTTTTCTGGCGACCTTTGGTGGCTTGGTCGGATAAGTTTCGCCTGGAACAGAGCAGCGGGGCTGCTGCCCCCGAATCCTGGCTGTACGATCTGCTGACCACGGCGCGGATCCCGCGGCTGATCGGCAGTTGGCTGTCCCCCTTGGCAGAGTTGGTGGATCGGCTGTTGTCCTATCTGACTCGCCCGCACTGGGTGGATCCCCTCAGTCCTGAGGCCGAGCGACGCCGCGAGCGGCTGCTAACCCAGCTTTCCCGGGCAGCTATTGGCGGCATTGGGATTTGGATTGTTTATTTTGTGGCTACCACTGTGGGCTTTGGAGAGGTGATGCTGACCTTCGGGCTAGGGATCCTCACCCTGCTGCGGGTTAGCGTGTTGCTGGTGTTCGCCACGGTGATCTGGACTCCCATTGGGGTGGCCATTGGCTTTAATCCAAAACTGGCGAAACTGCTGCAGCCGGTGGTGCAATTCCTGGCAGCTTTCCCGGCCAATTTCCTCTTTCCTTTTGCCACGTTGTTTTTTATCCGCGCCCAGATCAGCATTGAGTGGGGCAGCATTTTGCTCATGTCGTTGGGGGCACAGTGGTACATCCTTTTCAACTCCATTGCCGGTGCCCAAAGCATCCCCACGGACTTGCGAGAAATGGCCGTGGATGTGGGCCTGCGGGGATGGCAGCGCTGGCGAAAGCTGATCATTCCAGGGATCTTTTCCGCCTGGGTCACCGGGGGAGTCACGGCCAGCGGCGGCGCTTGGAACGCCAGCATTGTCTCGGAGATTGTGGCCTGGGGATCCACCACCCTGACGGCTACGGGGTTGGGCACCTACATTGCTGAGGCAACGGCGGTGGGAGACTGGCCCCGCATTACCTTGGGCATTGGCATGATGAGCTTGTTTGTGGTGGGCATTAACCGTCTGTTCTGGCGACGGCTGTATCAGTTGGCGGAAGAAAAGTATCACCTTTAG
- a CDS encoding DUF7219 family protein: MAEPTPPNKDEFISPRYPYWGEVKPQNLVFDANLQEFSNKVSLICSLETGGKITPEEAYRQIKELWKQLKQTKKAILDDPQWKESPPELPEE, encoded by the coding sequence GTGGCAGAACCAACTCCTCCCAACAAAGATGAATTCATTTCGCCTCGCTATCCCTACTGGGGCGAAGTGAAGCCGCAGAACCTAGTTTTTGATGCCAACCTGCAGGAATTTAGCAATAAAGTGTCCTTGATTTGTAGCTTGGAAACCGGGGGCAAAATTACCCCGGAAGAAGCCTACCGGCAAATCAAAGAGCTGTGGAAACAACTCAAGCAGACCAAAAAAGCCATCTTGGACGATCCCCAGTGGAAGGAATCTCCCCCTGAGTTGCCAGAAGAGTAG
- a CDS encoding histidinol-phosphate transaminase, translated as MCALQYLRPDLLYLKPYDAVPAPAADKLDANEFPLDWPAGFKQKLSLLWEKGIPSNRYPDAHHRGLKQAIAAYAGAEPEQISLGNGSDELIRSLLIATCLGGRGGILVAEPTFSMYAILAQSLGIPVVRVPRDPETFALDLERCQQALREHPIRVVCLVDPNSPTGNGLTAAEWEWVEGLPEEILVILDEAYFEFSRHTALPKLAEHPNWVILRTFSKAFRLAAHRVGYAVGHPQLMQVLDGIRLPYNLTALSQWAVQMALEHAEELLADVTLICQEREALYQALQELPGVRVWPSQANFLYFRVAGWDPQELQRAWQELGTGVRYTGGGLRLTVGTPEENRRALERLRQILQ; from the coding sequence ATGTGTGCCTTGCAGTATCTGCGCCCCGACTTGCTCTACCTCAAGCCCTACGACGCTGTGCCAGCCCCGGCTGCCGACAAGCTGGATGCCAATGAGTTCCCCCTCGATTGGCCGGCGGGCTTCAAGCAGAAGCTCTCCCTCCTTTGGGAAAAGGGGATCCCCAGCAACCGCTATCCCGATGCCCACCACCGGGGCCTGAAGCAGGCCATCGCCGCCTATGCCGGAGCGGAGCCAGAGCAGATCAGCCTGGGCAATGGGTCGGATGAGCTGATTCGCTCGCTGCTGATTGCCACTTGTTTGGGCGGGCGGGGCGGTATTTTGGTGGCAGAGCCCACCTTCTCCATGTACGCCATCCTGGCCCAGAGCCTGGGGATCCCAGTGGTGCGGGTTCCCCGCGACCCGGAGACGTTTGCTCTGGATCTAGAGCGATGTCAACAGGCTTTGAGGGAGCATCCGATTCGGGTGGTGTGCCTGGTGGATCCCAACTCGCCGACGGGGAATGGCCTGACGGCTGCAGAGTGGGAGTGGGTGGAAGGGCTGCCCGAAGAGATTCTGGTGATTTTGGATGAGGCCTATTTTGAGTTCAGCCGGCACACAGCCCTGCCCAAATTGGCGGAGCATCCCAACTGGGTAATCTTGCGCACCTTCTCCAAAGCCTTTCGCCTGGCGGCCCACCGGGTGGGCTATGCTGTGGGTCATCCACAGCTTATGCAAGTGCTGGATGGGATCCGCCTGCCCTACAACCTCACGGCCCTTTCTCAGTGGGCGGTTCAGATGGCTTTGGAGCATGCCGAGGAGCTTTTGGCCGACGTGACGCTAATTTGTCAGGAGCGGGAAGCCCTTTACCAAGCTCTGCAGGAGCTGCCGGGGGTGCGGGTGTGGCCCAGCCAAGCCAACTTCCTCTACTTCCGGGTGGCCGGCTGGGATCCCCAAGAGCTGCAGCGGGCCTGGCAGGAGCTGGGGACTGGTGTGCGCTACACGGGTGGGGGGCTGCGTCTGACGGTGGGCACCCCTGAAGAGAACCGACGGGCCTTGGAGCGCCTGCGCCAAATCCTGCAATAG
- the ffh gene encoding signal recognition particle protein codes for MFDALSEKLELAWRKLRGQDKITETNIQEALREVRRALLDADVNLQVVKQFIEDVREAALGSEVILGVTPDQQFIKIVHDELVKVMGEANVPIAQAEQPPTIVLMAGLQGSGKTTTCAKLALYLRKQGKKSLMVAGDIYRPAAIDQLKTLGQQIQIPVFDLGKADPVEIARQGVETARQQGYDYVILDTAGRLQIDLEMMAELERIKAAVQPHEILLVVDAMIGQEAASLTRAFHERLGITGAILTKLDGDTRGGAALSIRQVSGQPIKFIGVGEKVEALDPFYPDRMASRILGMGDILSLVEKAQEEIDLGDAASMAEKMMTAQFDFTDFLKQMRLIKRMGSLAGLLRLMPGMGKISEEQLQKGQDQLARAEAMINSMTPEERRNPDLLARSVSRKRRVARGSGHKLEDVSRLVSDFQRMRDMMRNMGMGGGFPGMGWGGGRTSLPGGDPSWRGRSTASPSRQQPSRKPGKGGGKKGGGNRGFGGK; via the coding sequence ATGTTTGATGCCCTCTCCGAGAAGTTGGAATTGGCCTGGAGAAAGCTGCGCGGCCAGGACAAGATCACCGAAACCAACATTCAAGAAGCTCTGCGGGAGGTGCGGCGAGCCCTGCTGGATGCGGATGTCAACTTGCAGGTGGTGAAGCAGTTCATCGAGGATGTGCGGGAAGCTGCCCTGGGATCCGAGGTCATCCTGGGGGTGACGCCGGATCAGCAGTTCATCAAGATTGTCCACGACGAGCTGGTGAAGGTGATGGGAGAAGCCAACGTGCCCATTGCCCAAGCGGAGCAGCCTCCCACCATTGTCCTCATGGCCGGTTTGCAGGGATCCGGGAAAACCACCACCTGCGCCAAGTTGGCTTTGTACTTGCGCAAGCAGGGCAAGAAGTCCCTGATGGTGGCCGGAGACATCTACCGTCCGGCGGCCATCGACCAGCTCAAGACGCTGGGCCAGCAAATTCAGATCCCCGTTTTCGACCTGGGCAAAGCAGATCCCGTCGAGATTGCCCGGCAGGGGGTGGAGACGGCCCGGCAGCAGGGCTACGACTACGTGATTTTGGACACTGCCGGTCGTTTGCAGATTGACCTGGAGATGATGGCGGAGCTGGAGCGGATCAAGGCGGCGGTGCAGCCCCACGAGATCCTGCTGGTGGTGGATGCCATGATCGGCCAAGAGGCAGCCAGCCTTACCCGAGCCTTCCACGAGCGCTTGGGCATCACTGGGGCCATTCTCACCAAGCTGGATGGGGACACCCGCGGTGGGGCCGCCCTTTCCATTCGCCAAGTGTCCGGTCAGCCCATCAAGTTCATCGGTGTTGGCGAAAAGGTGGAAGCGCTGGATCCCTTCTACCCGGATCGCATGGCCTCCCGCATTCTGGGGATGGGGGATATCCTCAGCTTGGTGGAAAAAGCTCAAGAGGAAATCGACCTGGGAGATGCCGCCAGCATGGCGGAGAAGATGATGACTGCCCAGTTTGATTTCACCGATTTCCTCAAGCAGATGCGCCTAATTAAACGCATGGGATCCTTGGCAGGGCTGCTGAGACTGATGCCGGGGATGGGCAAAATCAGCGAGGAACAACTGCAAAAGGGACAAGACCAACTGGCCCGCGCCGAAGCCATGATCAACTCCATGACCCCCGAAGAGCGGCGCAACCCGGATCTGTTGGCCCGCAGCGTCAGCCGCAAACGACGGGTGGCCCGCGGATCTGGCCACAAGCTGGAGGATGTCAGCCGACTGGTCAGTGATTTTCAACGCATGCGCGACATGATGCGCAACATGGGCATGGGTGGCGGTTTTCCCGGTATGGGTTGGGGGGGTGGGCGTACCTCTCTTCCCGGCGGGGATCCCAGTTGGCGCGGACGTTCAACGGCCTCTCCCTCTCGGCAACAGCCCAGCCGCAAGCCGGGCAAAGGTGGGGGTAAAAAAGGGGGCGGCAACCGCGGATTTGGGGGCAAGTAG
- a CDS encoding RNA-guided endonuclease InsQ/TnpB family protein, translating into MSQTISVRCKLIVPQELRQEIDRTLQGFANACNQILDTAKQKNCWNTAKLHHLVYRPVRAATGLKANHVCQALRRVISNAKAVKQVHRFRPTSLTLDARTFKYRESDQAVGVTLMSGRVWLKLKIGGYQIALLRGQTPTSATLSKTKQGDYYINIAVELDTPPTGKTPKVIGVDLGRRDIATASNGRSWSGEHIQAVRDRFSRVRAKVQSKRTRSSRRLLRRLSGRERRYQTWLNHNISKTLVRDAQAIGAALAFEDLTGIRDCLNQKPRSKAERRRTNNWAFYQLRTLVAYKAAIAGVPVVLVPPAYTSQTCHKCLHIHPERGKSYRNGKSFKCGHCGWEGDADHNAAQVISLLGATVNSPEIPKLSCPLGPLGIGIKLAPCA; encoded by the coding sequence ATGAGCCAGACTATCTCTGTACGTTGCAAGCTGATAGTCCCACAAGAGTTGCGTCAAGAAATTGACCGCACTTTGCAGGGCTTTGCGAATGCTTGCAACCAGATTCTCGACACCGCCAAACAAAAGAACTGCTGGAACACCGCCAAGCTGCACCACTTGGTCTATCGGCCGGTAAGGGCAGCAACGGGGCTGAAAGCCAACCACGTCTGTCAGGCGCTCCGTCGGGTGATTAGCAATGCCAAGGCGGTGAAGCAAGTCCACAGGTTCCGCCCCACCAGTCTGACTTTGGACGCTCGTACTTTTAAGTACCGAGAGTCCGACCAAGCCGTGGGCGTGACCCTGATGAGCGGACGGGTTTGGCTCAAGCTCAAGATCGGTGGCTACCAGATAGCGCTCCTGCGGGGGCAAACGCCCACCAGCGCAACCCTGTCCAAGACCAAGCAGGGGGACTACTACATCAACATTGCTGTTGAGCTGGACACTCCCCCGACCGGCAAAACTCCAAAGGTAATCGGAGTTGACTTGGGCAGGCGGGATATCGCCACCGCTAGCAACGGACGCTCTTGGAGTGGAGAGCACATCCAGGCCGTCCGTGACCGGTTCAGCCGTGTACGCGCCAAGGTTCAATCCAAACGCACTCGCAGCTCTAGGAGGCTGCTGAGAAGGCTCTCTGGGAGAGAACGGCGCTACCAGACATGGCTGAACCATAACATCAGTAAAACCTTGGTCAGGGATGCCCAGGCTATTGGTGCGGCACTGGCTTTTGAAGACTTGACAGGCATCAGAGATTGCCTGAATCAGAAGCCTCGAAGTAAGGCTGAGCGGCGCAGGACTAACAACTGGGCGTTCTACCAGCTCAGGACGTTGGTGGCCTACAAGGCTGCTATTGCTGGAGTGCCTGTGGTACTGGTGCCGCCTGCCTACACCAGTCAGACCTGCCACAAATGCCTGCACATCCATCCTGAGCGGGGTAAGTCCTACCGCAATGGTAAGTCGTTCAAGTGTGGGCACTGCGGGTGGGAAGGGGATGCTGACCATAACGCTGCTCAAGTAATCTCTCTCCTTGGGGCGACTGTAAACTCGCCTGAAATTCCGAAACTTAGCTGTCCTCTGGGGCCGCTAGGGATTGGGATAAAGCTCGCACCCTGCGCATAG